From the Hymenobacter yonginensis genome, one window contains:
- a CDS encoding Hpt domain-containing protein gives MNHALPLPPALLPAATCTLVACVPNTEKRPTPGPTAPLYDFSGMGKIAQDAEFVREIKQLFVVRVPEQLAQLHTTIEQEDWAEVAQLAHSLRATLGNLRIEPSARLLQQLDGLARHAPDKPRMLAVQQLVTHMAAAVVRQFQQELAQSQ, from the coding sequence ATGAACCACGCCCTACCGCTGCCGCCCGCCCTGCTGCCTGCCGCCACCTGCACCCTGGTGGCCTGCGTCCCGAACACCGAAAAACGGCCCACTCCCGGCCCGACTGCCCCACTCTACGATTTTTCGGGCATGGGCAAGATTGCGCAGGATGCCGAGTTTGTGCGCGAAATCAAGCAGCTGTTTGTGGTCCGGGTGCCCGAGCAACTGGCGCAGCTGCACACCACCATCGAGCAGGAAGACTGGGCGGAGGTGGCACAGCTGGCGCACAGCCTGCGGGCCACACTCGGCAACCTGCGCATAGAGCCCAGCGCCCGCCTGCTCCAGCAGCTCGACGGTCTGGCGCGCCACGCCCCCGATAAGCCGCGCATGCTGGCGGTGCAGCAATTGGTGACGCACATGGCCGCGGCCGTGGTGCGCCAGTTTCAGCAGGAGCTGGCGCAAAGCCAGTAG
- a CDS encoding M20/M25/M40 family metallo-hydrolase, which produces MRFLTPFLLSLGFTATAFAQTKPATTPNPLIRQMVEEISEKNLRDDIDKLVSFGTRHTLSDTQSKKRGIGAARNWVEGEFRKYSKASGGRLKVEQDTFTIKPDGRRINRPVLMANVMATLPGTDPTDKRVFIVSGHIDSRVSDVMNATADAPGANDDGSGTVAVMELARVMSKQQFPATIIFVAVQGEEQGLYGSTHLAKRAKKEGWNLVAMLNNDIMGNSTGHDPEIKNTTQLRVFSEGVPATETPDEAKVRRTLSSENDSPSRQLARYSREATKQYVPGHEVVLEYRPDRFLRGGDHTPFNQQGFTAVRFSEVNEDFRHQHQDLRTENGEEYGDYAKFMDFAYLRKNTGVNLATLAALALAPAAPENVGVLTANLTNRTELKWEAPKVGEKPAGYYVLMRETSAPEWQQKFFVTDTKADLPHSKDNFIFGVVSVDAEGHESLPVLPKPVR; this is translated from the coding sequence ATGCGCTTCCTCACTCCATTTCTGCTTTCACTAGGCTTCACCGCCACGGCCTTTGCCCAAACCAAACCCGCCACCACTCCCAACCCGCTGATCCGGCAGATGGTGGAGGAAATCTCCGAAAAGAACCTGCGCGACGACATCGACAAGCTCGTGAGCTTCGGCACGCGCCATACCCTGAGCGACACCCAAAGCAAGAAGCGCGGTATCGGGGCAGCCCGCAACTGGGTGGAAGGTGAGTTTCGCAAGTACAGCAAGGCTAGCGGTGGGCGGCTCAAAGTCGAGCAGGACACGTTCACCATCAAGCCCGACGGCCGCCGCATCAACCGGCCCGTGCTGATGGCCAACGTCATGGCCACGCTGCCCGGCACCGACCCTACCGACAAGCGCGTGTTCATCGTGAGCGGCCACATCGACTCGCGGGTGTCGGACGTGATGAACGCCACCGCCGACGCCCCCGGCGCCAACGACGACGGCTCGGGCACGGTGGCCGTGATGGAGCTGGCCCGCGTGATGAGCAAGCAGCAGTTCCCGGCCACCATCATCTTCGTGGCGGTGCAGGGCGAAGAGCAGGGCCTCTACGGCTCCACCCACTTGGCCAAACGGGCCAAAAAGGAAGGCTGGAACCTGGTGGCGATGCTCAACAACGACATCATGGGCAACTCCACCGGCCACGACCCCGAAATCAAAAATACCACCCAGCTGCGCGTGTTCAGCGAAGGCGTGCCCGCCACCGAAACGCCCGACGAGGCCAAAGTACGCCGCACGTTGTCATCGGAAAACGACTCGCCCAGCCGGCAGCTGGCCCGCTACAGCCGCGAGGCCACCAAGCAGTACGTGCCCGGCCACGAGGTAGTGCTGGAGTATCGCCCCGACCGGTTCCTGCGCGGCGGCGACCACACGCCCTTCAACCAGCAGGGCTTCACGGCGGTGCGCTTCTCGGAAGTGAATGAGGACTTCCGCCACCAACACCAGGACCTGCGCACCGAAAACGGTGAGGAATACGGAGACTACGCCAAGTTCATGGACTTCGCCTACCTGCGCAAGAACACCGGCGTAAACCTGGCCACCCTGGCCGCGCTGGCGCTGGCCCCCGCCGCCCCCGAAAACGTAGGCGTGCTCACGGCCAACCTCACCAACCGCACCGAGCTGAAGTGGGAAGCCCCGAAAGTCGGCGAGAAGCCAGCAGGCTACTACGTGCTCATGCGCGAAACCAGCGCCCCCGAGTGGCAGCAGAAGTTCTTCGTGACCGACACCAAAGCCGACCTGCCCCACAGCAAGGACAACTTCATCTTCGGCGTGGTCAGCGTGGACGCCGAAGGCCACGAGAGCCTGCCAGTGCTGCCCAAGCCGGTGCGCTAA
- a CDS encoding DUF5958 family protein, with protein MRPTPDNVFNRLAQRQLPWEWAWAWFATLPAVAQQARLAELADYIQQAHPTPALVQQALAEAPMKPTATPLVLLRVHGLPEALRRIQQLPPPEYPNAFRALLSLFSIADAHRRRTECQHGCSHDWHNLPPLP; from the coding sequence ATGCGCCCCACCCCCGACAACGTCTTCAACCGCTTGGCCCAGCGGCAGCTGCCGTGGGAATGGGCCTGGGCGTGGTTTGCTACGTTGCCCGCGGTGGCGCAGCAGGCCCGTCTGGCGGAGCTGGCAGACTACATTCAGCAGGCGCACCCCACCCCGGCGTTGGTGCAGCAGGCCCTGGCGGAAGCCCCCATGAAGCCCACCGCCACTCCGCTAGTGTTGCTGCGGGTTCACGGCCTGCCAGAGGCATTGCGCCGCATCCAGCAACTGCCGCCACCTGAGTATCCGAATGCCTTCCGGGCATTGCTGAGCCTGTTCAGCATCGCCGACGCGCACCGCCGCCGCACAGAATGCCAGCACGGCTGCTCACACGACTGGCATAACCTGCCGCCGCTGCCCTGA
- a CDS encoding slipin family protein, which translates to MLTLYIFLALGLVLLFMGLCIAQEYERAIVFRLGRYVGQRGPGLYWIIPFIERRQTIDIRTKTVDLEQQETITKDSVTIKVNAVLWFKVVDPASAIIKVANFNQAVYQLAVTALRNIIGQHQLDEVLRGRQQINASLLQLVDAATEPWGVKIELVEIKDVEIPESMQRAMAREAEAIREKRARIIKAEAELEASVKLTQGAREMENSPMALELRRMQMLSEIGIDNNTTTVVLIPSEFTNLARGFAQGQSATTVS; encoded by the coding sequence ATGCTTACGCTGTATATTTTTCTTGCCTTGGGGCTGGTATTGCTCTTCATGGGCCTGTGCATTGCGCAGGAATACGAGCGGGCCATTGTGTTCCGGCTGGGCCGGTATGTGGGGCAGCGCGGGCCGGGGCTTTACTGGATTATCCCCTTCATTGAGCGCCGGCAAACCATCGACATCCGCACCAAAACCGTGGACCTGGAGCAGCAGGAAACCATCACCAAAGACAGCGTCACCATCAAGGTAAACGCCGTGCTCTGGTTTAAGGTGGTGGATCCGGCCAGCGCCATCATCAAGGTGGCCAACTTCAACCAGGCCGTTTACCAGCTGGCCGTTACGGCCCTGCGCAACATCATCGGGCAGCACCAACTCGACGAGGTTCTGCGCGGCCGCCAGCAGATCAACGCCTCCCTGCTGCAGCTGGTAGACGCCGCCACCGAGCCCTGGGGGGTGAAGATTGAGCTGGTGGAAATCAAGGACGTGGAGATTCCCGAGTCTATGCAGCGCGCCATGGCCCGCGAGGCCGAGGCCATCCGCGAGAAGCGGGCCCGCATCATCAAGGCCGAAGCCGAGCTGGAAGCCAGCGTGAAGCTCACGCAAGGGGCCCGTGAGATGGAAAACAGCCCCATGGCCCTGGAGCTCCGCCGCATGCAGATGCTCTCGGAAATTGGTATCGACAACAACACGACCACCGTGGTGCTCATTCCCTCGGAGTTCACCAACCTGGCCCGAGGCTTTGCCCAAGGGCAGTCGGCTACCACGGTTTCGTAA
- a CDS encoding aspartate kinase, producing the protein MKVLKFGGTSVGSAQRMREVAELIHAPQERRIVVLSAMSGTTNTLVGIAELLRAEDVAAATARIEIMRQDYLMVARELLPDATLAAAASKDLDTVFRTLFDLTRQPLSASGERVILAQGELLSTCLFHHYLTGVLHRDAVLLPALEFMRLDHNDEPDADYIREHLQAQLAQHEGRPLFVTQGYICRNAHGKTDNLKRGGSDYSASLIGAAADATEIQIWTDIDGLHNNDPRVVEGTYPIRELSFDEAAELAYFGAKILHPSSILPAAKHGIPVRLLNTMQPEAPGTLISSQTGSEPIKAVAAKDGLVAINIKSSRMLLAHGFLRSVFEVFERHRTSIDMITTSEVAVSLTIDDATHLPQILEELRGFGTVEVDRDQTIICLVGNLIQETNGAARLVFDSLADVPLRMISYGGSPNNISLLVHSSDKVRTLKALNAGLFQRA; encoded by the coding sequence ATGAAAGTTCTCAAGTTTGGCGGTACGTCCGTCGGGTCGGCGCAGCGGATGCGCGAGGTTGCCGAGCTGATTCATGCGCCCCAGGAGCGGCGCATCGTGGTGCTGTCGGCCATGAGCGGCACCACCAACACGCTGGTAGGCATTGCCGAGCTGCTGCGCGCCGAAGACGTGGCCGCCGCCACGGCCCGTATCGAAATCATGCGCCAAGACTACCTGATGGTGGCGCGCGAGCTGCTGCCCGATGCCACCCTGGCCGCCGCCGCCAGCAAAGACCTCGACACCGTATTCCGCACCCTGTTCGACCTCACGCGCCAGCCGCTGTCGGCCTCGGGCGAGCGGGTGATTCTGGCCCAGGGCGAGCTGCTGAGCACCTGCCTGTTTCATCACTACCTGACCGGCGTGCTGCACCGCGACGCCGTGCTGCTGCCGGCGCTGGAGTTCATGCGCCTCGACCACAACGACGAGCCCGACGCCGACTACATCCGGGAACACCTGCAGGCCCAGCTGGCGCAGCACGAAGGCCGGCCGCTGTTCGTTACGCAGGGCTACATCTGCCGCAACGCGCACGGCAAAACCGACAACCTCAAGCGCGGCGGCTCCGACTACTCGGCCTCGCTGATCGGGGCCGCCGCCGATGCCACCGAAATCCAGATCTGGACCGACATCGATGGGCTGCACAACAACGACCCGCGCGTGGTGGAAGGCACCTACCCCATCCGCGAGCTGTCGTTTGACGAGGCCGCCGAGCTGGCGTATTTCGGGGCCAAGATTCTGCACCCCAGCTCCATTCTGCCGGCCGCCAAGCACGGCATTCCGGTGCGCCTGCTGAATACCATGCAGCCCGAGGCACCCGGCACGCTCATCTCCAGCCAGACCGGCTCCGAGCCCATCAAAGCCGTGGCGGCCAAAGACGGACTGGTAGCCATCAATATCAAGTCGAGCCGGATGCTGCTGGCGCATGGCTTCCTACGCAGCGTGTTCGAGGTGTTCGAGCGGCACCGCACGTCCATCGACATGATTACGACCTCGGAAGTGGCCGTGTCGCTCACCATCGACGACGCCACCCACCTGCCCCAGATTTTAGAGGAGCTGCGCGGTTTCGGTACCGTGGAAGTGGACCGCGACCAGACCATTATTTGCCTCGTCGGCAACCTGATCCAGGAAACCAACGGCGCCGCCCGCCTCGTATTCGACTCGCTGGCCGACGTGCCGCTGCGCATGATTTCCTACGGCGGCTCGCCCAACAACATCAGCCTGCTGGTGCACTCCTCCGACAAAGTACGCACCCTGAAAGCCCTGAACGCCGGCCTGTTTCAGCGTGCCTAA